Proteins found in one Vallitalea guaymasensis genomic segment:
- the kamE gene encoding lysine 5,6-aminomutase subunit beta yields the protein MSGGLYSMEKRDYDTTLDLCKLAPYGDTMNDGKVQLSFTLPVVDDENGMEAAKILAKKMGIAEPSVVCHNALDKEFTFYVVYGGVSHRVDYTKIHVERIEVDTMDMKEINNYIREHIKRKVVIIGASTGTDAHTVGIDAIMNMKGYAGHYGLERYDMIDAYNLGSQVPNEEFIKKAIELKADVLLVSQTVTQKNIHIANLTNLVELLEAEGLRDKIILVCGGPRITHELAKEIGFDAGFGPGKYADDVASFVVTQMKERF from the coding sequence ATGAGTGGTGGTTTATATTCTATGGAGAAAAGGGATTATGATACAACCCTTGATCTATGTAAGTTAGCTCCCTATGGAGATACAATGAATGATGGTAAGGTACAGTTAAGTTTTACATTACCAGTTGTTGATGATGAAAATGGAATGGAAGCAGCTAAGATTCTGGCTAAGAAGATGGGTATTGCAGAGCCTTCGGTGGTTTGCCATAATGCTTTAGATAAAGAGTTTACTTTTTATGTTGTATATGGTGGTGTGAGTCATAGAGTAGATTATACAAAAATCCATGTTGAGCGTATTGAAGTGGATACTATGGATATGAAAGAGATTAATAATTATATAAGAGAGCATATCAAAAGAAAAGTTGTAATAATTGGAGCTAGTACAGGTACTGATGCTCATACTGTTGGTATAGATGCAATCATGAATATGAAGGGTTATGCGGGACATTATGGATTAGAGAGATATGACATGATTGATGCTTATAATCTTGGGAGTCAAGTACCTAATGAGGAGTTTATAAAAAAGGCTATAGAGTTGAAAGCTGATGTTCTTTTGGTTTCTCAGACAGTTACACAAAAGAATATACATATAGCTAATTTGACTAATCTTGTTGAATTACTTGAAGCTGAAGGGTTGAGAGATAAGATTATACTTGTATGTGGTGGACCAAGGATTACTCATGAATTGGCGAAGGAGATAGGTTTTGATGCTGGGTTTGGACCAGGTAAGTATGCTGATGATGTGGCTTCTTTTGTGGTAACTCAGATGAAGGAGAGATTTTAA
- a CDS encoding uroporphyrinogen decarboxylase family protein — MTKKDNLISLIKRQGYEEAPVYFDLCPSLIEKYKEETKSDKSYQEYFDMPWRCIEDRKLINHDTEKYRSYYNFQLKEGTYIDEWGVAHEPGSEAAMHMTYMRHPMKDLTTMEELEAYPFPDFANADHADQKAQCDEYHAKGLAAMGNMQCTVWELSWYMRSMEQLMMDMITDPEKAAFILDRVTELSIIRAVSFVKAGADMLFFGDDVGMQNSIMLSEDMYVTWLKPRLKKIIDTVREINPNIIIFYHSCGFITPFIPHLIDVGVDVLNPVQPECMSFDEIHKKYNDKISFYGTIGTQTTMPFGTPAEIKEEVTKNLTLAGKKGGLICAPTHLLEPEVPWENILAYVEACKNFKLI; from the coding sequence ATGACAAAAAAAGATAATTTAATCTCATTAATCAAAAGACAAGGTTATGAAGAAGCTCCTGTCTACTTCGACTTATGTCCATCCTTGATAGAAAAATATAAAGAGGAAACGAAATCTGATAAATCCTACCAAGAATACTTTGATATGCCTTGGCGTTGTATCGAAGACAGAAAACTGATTAATCATGATACAGAAAAATATCGTTCCTACTATAACTTTCAACTAAAAGAAGGAACTTATATTGATGAGTGGGGAGTTGCCCATGAACCAGGCAGTGAAGCAGCTATGCATATGACATATATGCGTCATCCAATGAAAGACTTGACAACCATGGAAGAACTTGAAGCATATCCATTCCCTGACTTCGCTAATGCTGACCATGCAGATCAAAAAGCACAATGCGATGAATATCACGCAAAAGGCTTAGCAGCTATGGGCAACATGCAATGTACAGTTTGGGAACTATCATGGTATATGCGTAGCATGGAACAACTAATGATGGATATGATTACCGATCCAGAAAAAGCAGCATTTATCCTAGACCGTGTAACTGAATTATCTATTATAAGAGCAGTATCATTCGTCAAAGCAGGAGCAGATATGCTCTTCTTCGGAGACGATGTTGGAATGCAAAACAGCATAATGCTCAGTGAAGATATGTATGTAACTTGGTTAAAGCCTAGATTAAAAAAGATTATAGACACCGTTAGAGAAATCAATCCTAACATAATAATCTTCTATCACAGCTGCGGTTTCATCACACCATTCATACCACACCTTATAGACGTAGGTGTAGATGTACTTAACCCCGTTCAACCAGAATGTATGTCCTTTGATGAAATCCACAAGAAATACAACGACAAAATCTCTTTCTACGGAACCATAGGTACTCAAACCACTATGCCATTCGGAACCCCAGCCGAAATTAAAGAAGAAGTAACCAAAAATCTGACTCTAGCCGGTAAAAAAGGCGGATTAATATGCGCTCCAACCCATTTATTAGAACCCGAAGTACCCTGGGAAAATATACTAGCTTACGTAGAAGCCTGTAAAAACTTCAAACTAATATAA
- a CDS encoding AraC family transcriptional regulator, giving the protein MDIPRELFVTDTCYYHINQKPIEGIISCGFLTKNAEKKLHNFIYYGGFIVLSGKGRYISEDGYETELKPGYFVQRIPNVKHTTVVDGSEPWLEFYICVGPSIYRTLGDIGILNTVDPVFKIKPSPMLINQCCKLLASFKEAKEKDMNELFIKVQSFLILINSINEQLYILNEEDRCIEMLCDTLSHGFHRKIDIKEEAKKYSMSYEKLRKLFKQRIGVSPHKYLITKRINEAQSMLHDPNLTISEIADMLGFYDSYAFSNQFKKIVGVSPKNFREGI; this is encoded by the coding sequence GTGGATATTCCAAGGGAACTTTTTGTGACAGATACTTGTTATTATCATATTAATCAAAAACCTATTGAAGGAATAATATCATGTGGATTTTTAACTAAAAATGCTGAGAAGAAATTACATAACTTCATTTATTATGGAGGGTTCATTGTTCTAAGTGGTAAGGGTAGATATATTAGTGAAGATGGATATGAGACTGAGTTGAAGCCAGGTTATTTTGTTCAGCGAATACCTAATGTAAAACATACAACTGTTGTTGATGGTAGTGAACCTTGGTTGGAATTTTATATTTGTGTGGGTCCTTCTATATATAGAACATTAGGAGATATAGGGATTCTTAATACGGTTGATCCTGTATTTAAGATTAAGCCTAGTCCTATGCTTATTAATCAATGTTGTAAGCTGTTAGCCAGTTTCAAGGAAGCAAAGGAAAAGGACATGAATGAATTATTTATAAAGGTTCAAAGCTTTTTGATTTTAATCAATTCTATTAATGAACAGTTATATATATTGAATGAAGAAGATAGATGTATTGAAATGTTATGTGATACATTAAGTCACGGATTCCACAGAAAGATAGATATAAAAGAAGAAGCTAAGAAATACAGTATGAGTTATGAAAAGTTGAGAAAACTTTTTAAACAGAGGATAGGAGTCTCTCCACATAAATACTTGATAACAAAGCGTATCAATGAGGCTCAGAGTATGCTCCATGACCCTAATCTTACTATATCTGAAATAGCTGATATGTTGGGATTTTATGATTCATATGCTTTTTCAAACCAATTCAAGAAAATTGTTGGTGTGTCACCAAAGAATTTTAGAGAGGGAATATAG
- a CDS encoding sensor histidine kinase has product MNKIVQYIKKTLRNISLKHKFSVIITVSVLICVGVTSIFSFYIFGKYNQLLYHNTSHILEMTIVNIEKDLKQIEKITDSIIGDSVIQNQMPIIQTEEMNIMYSESIASINKTLNEYYSDGNIISMAIYTDNLRINCGWNFLDDKHEVIQRAILEAKNAGGKTVWLSSGRSDSSVICARDIRQVKNLSLNSMGVLVVHVDLQDILEKQLVYYQKLNYNPLISIVSEDEVLYSNLGIDLKVKRKSLDNTYSIMKNGKSEYFVTETQNLFLPWKYTMYIPFDSIGGSIKSLRLVMTIVLVIVMIVAFGLSIKIVSQIIKHFDTLVNKMHTFKKGNFTIDCEYDYTNRNDELGFVHRSFDEMVNDIRKLVNDNYVKQLLIKDAHIKSLQQQINPHFLFNILQTVNWMAKANNQTEISVIVESVGKMLRFALDEQNNVVVLEKELENTQNYIVVQKIRYKDRLKTEVDVSESLYNQKIPKMALQAIVENAINHALENMLETCIIKIATEDTGDSFNLIVEDNGPGIQENMLEKLENKTVKPSGLGIGLTNIHKRIQLLFSDEYGLELHNTGHGTRVIIKLPKG; this is encoded by the coding sequence ATGAATAAGATTGTGCAATACATAAAAAAAACTCTTAGGAATATAAGTCTTAAGCATAAATTTTCGGTAATTATAACTGTTTCTGTATTAATATGTGTTGGAGTAACATCTATATTTTCGTTTTATATTTTTGGGAAATATAACCAATTACTTTATCATAACACATCTCATATTCTAGAAATGACTATTGTCAATATAGAAAAAGATCTTAAACAAATAGAAAAAATAACAGATTCTATCATTGGTGATAGTGTTATTCAAAATCAGATGCCCATTATTCAAACTGAAGAAATGAATATTATGTACAGCGAATCCATCGCTAGTATCAACAAAACATTGAATGAGTACTACTCAGATGGAAATATTATTTCTATGGCAATATATACAGATAATCTACGTATCAATTGCGGGTGGAATTTTCTCGATGATAAACATGAAGTAATACAAAGGGCTATTTTAGAAGCTAAAAATGCTGGTGGTAAAACTGTATGGTTATCAAGTGGCAGAAGTGACTCAAGTGTTATATGTGCCAGAGATATAAGACAGGTAAAGAATCTTTCCTTAAACAGTATGGGAGTATTAGTTGTCCATGTTGATTTGCAAGATATATTAGAGAAACAATTGGTATATTACCAAAAGCTTAACTATAATCCATTAATAAGCATTGTTTCAGAAGATGAAGTATTGTACAGTAACTTAGGAATAGATTTGAAGGTTAAGAGAAAGAGCTTGGATAATACTTACAGCATTATGAAAAACGGTAAGAGTGAGTATTTTGTTACAGAAACCCAAAATCTTTTCTTGCCTTGGAAATATACAATGTACATTCCTTTTGATTCTATAGGAGGGTCAATAAAATCCCTTAGGTTAGTTATGACAATTGTACTTGTCATTGTCATGATAGTAGCCTTTGGATTGAGCATTAAAATAGTATCTCAGATCATTAAACATTTTGATACCCTTGTTAATAAAATGCATACATTTAAAAAAGGCAATTTTACTATTGATTGCGAGTATGACTACACCAATAGGAATGATGAATTAGGATTCGTCCATAGAAGTTTTGACGAAATGGTTAATGATATCAGGAAATTGGTAAATGATAATTATGTGAAACAATTATTGATAAAGGATGCTCATATAAAATCTTTACAGCAACAGATTAACCCTCACTTTTTGTTTAATATATTGCAGACCGTTAATTGGATGGCTAAAGCCAATAATCAGACGGAAATATCAGTTATAGTTGAATCAGTAGGTAAAATGCTAAGATTTGCATTGGATGAGCAAAATAATGTTGTAGTATTGGAAAAAGAATTGGAGAATACACAAAATTATATAGTGGTACAAAAAATAAGGTATAAAGATAGACTGAAAACGGAAGTAGATGTTTCAGAATCCCTATATAATCAAAAAATACCCAAAATGGCATTACAGGCTATTGTAGAAAATGCCATCAATCATGCCCTTGAAAATATGCTTGAGACTTGTATCATCAAGATTGCTACAGAAGATACAGGTGATTCATTTAATTTGATAGTAGAAGACAATGGACCTGGGATTCAAGAAAATATGCTGGAGAAATTGGAAAACAAGACTGTAAAACCTTCAGGACTAGGTATTGGATTAACTAATATCCATAAAAGGATACAATTATTGTTTTCAGATGAATATGGTCTTGAACTTCATAATACAGGACATGGAACGAGAGTAATAATAAAATTGCCAAAAGGATAG